The nucleotide sequence GCTGGCACGGACACTACCATTATAACAAAAAACTGAATCTTTGGATTTTTTATTCAGTATGAGATAAAGTTTGAATCTTGCAGTTTGTAATACTACTACTTAAATTTGATGGGATCTATTCTGATTTATGGTACTTTCTTATGATGGCAGGTGAGGATACAATTGGGTCAGGGATCAGCAGTTGATGTCACCAAGACCATGCTTAAAAATGAAGGCTTTGGTGCCTTTTACAAGGTTTGTTTCCCTGAGATTTATATTGGTTAACTCGGTCCTTGAGTAATAATGTTGCACCATTTACTTGTTGATCTCTGACTGAATAATTCATTATTTTATCTTAGATCACAAGAAACAGATAGGTATTTTAATTCCCCACTAATAATGAGTATACCTGCTCTTTTAAACTTGGTGCTGAATGGGTTTGTAGTCCTTATATTATAGTATTCTCAAGAGACGACTGATAAATATTTCTAATGTTTCACCTTGGTTATGGCGTTATGCCTTACCAAATTAGCTACTTTTTTGGAGCTTATGGTATTTTAGCATTACCTTTTACTATCTCATATGATCCTGAAAAGTTTAAATGCCTGAAAGGAACAATTTCTGAATTTTTTTGTCAATCGATAGTACACCTGGAAAATATCAGAAAGAGAACTAGATGATGCTTTCCTCTAGAAATGAGCTGGTGAAAGTCTTTCTGTATTTAATACAAATGTTTTACGTCTTTCAATACCCATCTTTGGCGTAATGCGTAAGAGATACtctgattccattcaaacttttaATTGGTGAATGCTACAAGTATAACCTATCATGGATAAGACTGGTGCCGAGTAACATAGATTGGATTATATAAGGTGACTCCCAAATGCATTAATCTGTTGTATGATTATCAATTGAGATTTTTTAGATTTCCCGTGAGAGTTCTTGGGGAAAATAGATTATCATACCTAAAATCCAGATGGTTTTACTTGAAAGACAATTGATAAGCTTACAAATACTTTAAGCTTTAGTGACTGTAGCTTCAAAGATTAGTTGGACTTCGCAATACTTGAATAATCTTGACTCTGAGATGGATGTCATACTATCAATGTAAAATCTAAGGCTGATGTTCTGTGTCAAGGTTGTCCAAAGTAATGCCGTCCATTATTGGATCAGCTTCATTGAAAGCTGATGGCCTGATGCACTTGTTTTATTTAATGCATAATTTTCTCTAACTTTTTGTGTTGTATGGTTTTTTGTGATTCCATGCCATCAATTATTTTATCGTCATATGCAGGGTTTGTCAGCTGGGCTTCTTAGGCAGGCAACCTATACAACAGCCAGACTTGGGTCATTCAGGTGACTGTTTGTCTAAATTTTGTCTTTTCTCCATTCATAATGCGCCAGATTTATTTAAGTTTTCAAGTACTATTGATATACGTCAAGATTCATAATACTTCACAGCCCTTAGGATTGCCTTCAATTGTTCTTTGATGCATCTAGGCTCATAGTTGTGACATATCATTGATCATACCATCCCAATAGTATGTCTTATATATTACATAAGACTGTAATAAATTGGAGGTTTTCAAAGGATTTACTCTGCACACCGCTCATAATGAGGTGCTGTGCGCATCTTATTGGAATTTCCGTCTAAAGAAGTTACTCTTTGGATATGTCAAGTGTCAACATAGGAAAAAAAATTAATGAACAATGTGATCTTATTGATTTTCTGCAAGTCTTGCTTTTCTAATATTTTGAAGAGCTTGGGATTAGTTGATTACGACACTCCATGTTATCCTTTCCCCCTTCCCTCCACTTGGCTGTTAAGTTTATTGAAAGTTTTGCGGTTTGgtcttattttgtattttttttcgaGGTGGTTGTGCTTATTGGGTTTGCTCTGTTGTGCTTTTCTGATGATTCTTGTTGCAAGGCCTGTGATATCACTGTTGGACCTCCATAGAGATGCAGGGTTTTGCtaaaattttatgtgtttatgGAATATTGAGCTAACACACCTTTTGAAAGAATTGGTGTGATAAAACTCAGCAGGTGGAAGAATAAGTGACACGACGAATTTTAGATAATACAAAGACTTAATAACCTACTTCACCATGCATGTTTGGAGTGTCGATTGTAGCTATTTGTGTAATAAGATTAAGCTCAATTTCCTCCTTGGAGCAAAGAGGACCTAGCTAAAAGCACTGTATTATTGGTGATATTGAGGATGATTTTATACAATAGCCCCACTTATTGCTGTTATGCTTTTTGCTTGATAAGATTCTTGCCTATATTCatccaataaaagaaaaaaggacttACTTTTCTGCGTCTCTTCTGGTTTTCttgaaatagaattttgacgaaCAAGGCCATTGAGGCCAATGAAGGAAAGCCCTTGCCTCTGTACCAAAAGGCTTTATGCGGTCTTACTGCTGGAGCAATTGGTGCATGTTTTGGTAGTCCAGCAGATTTAGCCCTCATTCGTATGCAAGCTGATGCTACCTTGCCTTTAGCACAGAGACGTCATTACACAAATGCATTTCATGCACTCTCCCGTATTGTGGCTGATGAAGGAGTTCTAGCCCTCTGGAAAGGTGCTGGCCCCACAGTAGTAAGGGCAATGGCATTGAACATGGGAATGCTTGCCTCTTATGACCAAAGTGTGGAGTTCTGTAGGGACAACCTTGGCATGAGTGAGGCTGCTACAGTAGTAGGTAATATAATTTCTGTTCTAATGCTTCTAAGGGTCCTGATTTTAGTCTTAAGTACTTGACTTTCTTCAATGTCTTCCCTCAAGAAGGGTTTAAGCTCAGATTGTAATTTCAAGAGGGGAACAAATGATGCAACTTGTCTTAGAAAAAGAATCAGTAAACTTTTCTTTAGGAAATTTCACCCATCTTTTGTATAGCCTGGTCAATCATTTAAGTTACTATCTGCTAGAGAATGCAGCATCTTTGGGCAGCCTGATTCCTTTCTTTGGTGCAGTTAGTGCCTTACGGAAAAAAACTGCTTGTTGGGAAATGCATATGTTAATCTCTACTTTGCTTACTGCCTTTCTACTTATGAAACTTAATTTCATTCAAGTTGTTTGGTAGATTGAGGGAATTTGGGACTCTGGTAAAGTTGGTCATTGTAGACTGTTAGATGGTGTAAGCTATGCCTTTGAGGTGTTGCCAATGAGTAGGGCAGTTCATTCTTCTGCTCTGACTCTAAAATGTTCTCTAGGAAGTCATTTCTGCTGTGGCATTCAATAACATGGAAATAGTGCTTTGCAAAGTTTGTTTGGGATATTGTGTGTTCAAGTACATTTTTTTCTCTCGCTCTTCACATTGACTGTCTTGAACGTTAGTGTTATCATTGGATGATGTAAAATTTAATATCTCCCATGAGGCGCAGTGTTTCCCCTTCTTACAAATCCTTTCTCTTTCCTAAAACACAGGGGCCAGCAGTGTTTCTGGATTCTTTGCTGCTGCTTGCAGTTTACCATTTGATTACGTCAAGACTCAGATACAGAAAATGCAGCCAGATGCTGAAGGAAAGTTGCCTTACTCTGGTTCTTTCGATTGTGCCATGAAAACTTTGAAGGCAGGAGGACCGTTCAAATTTTACACCGGATTTCCAGTATATTGTGTTAGGATTGCTCCTCATGTTATGGTATGTTTCCCTCTGTTTCTTCCAACTAAAGTTCTTTCGATTCCATGTCAGCTTTTACCATATGTTTACTTCTTTGTTTTCCCTATGCAGATGACTTGGATTTTCCTTAACCAAATTCAGAAGGCGGAGAAGAAACTCGGATTGTGATTTGTTTCTAAAAGATACATCCGCTCAGTTGAGCTCTATTAGAATAACATCTTTGCATTGTTGTATTAGTACTTCTTTatctatttctttaatttcaCACCTTCAAAGTGAAAGGGTGCTTTAAGATTTTTTTGGCGATACCTTGACTCGTGAAATTTAGGTTAGGCATTTGGTCTTTTTTGATATTCCTACCAATTTAGTTTTGGGAGGACTGCTTTATCCAAATGGATGGGAAGATTCTTTTAGCTGAATAAGCTATGTACTTCAAAAACTTTTTTGAAGTAGGTTTTATGGAGTTTTACACCAATTCCAGCTTGTCATCTTTAGCTTGATCTTGTTACCTATATTTGGCTATTCTTAAATGGTTAAGTTTCTCTTGTTAGTATCATCTTGGAATGAGCTATTGAGTATTGGAGTGAAAATGGATCCAAATGGAGCAGAACATATGATAGAGTCATGTAGTTCTTAACTAGTTTAAGATTGAGATATAGTTGTCTATTGGTGTATATGCCTCTAGACAACAAGTACATGTGTTCATGCCCCTATCTTGGGTCAGGCTGTTAAAAACTTTAACTTATTTATCCTTTGTTCTACGCGTTATCTATACAAAATCATGCCTCAAGAGCCTGATAGCATGCATTTTTGATTGATCTGCTTGTTTgtatataaattttgaattctacAGGATCTTGTATTGAAGTTTTCCTAGTTTCCAGACTGGGGAGATAGATTAGATAGCTTCTTTTGACATTGAAATTGCTAGGTTTGCATACTATTGTTTTTGATACAAAATCTGGAAAAAACTTATTTGCCAAACAAAACTGCATACAACCTCACTGATTGACCAGAGTATTTAGTCCCATATCAAGGTGCAATGTTGCAAAAACTATTGAACTTGAGTGGAGGTGTAGAGTAGTTTGATGAGAGTATTTTAGAGGCAACAACTGCATTAGCTGCTTCTGTATAATGAGCACCATCCCAGCTAATGTACTTGGATCTATCCTCACATATTGTGTAATTTCCTTGCCCACATTTGTTGTTTGATTCAAAATTGTATGGTGGCCCTCCATATCCACAACATGCCATCAATGGATTCACAAACCCTGCAAAAATAGACCCAATGACTTCTTATAGCGATACACAAGCAAGATATCGGTACATATTTATCCACACACTTAGTATTTACACTatcaacaacaatccagtaaaatcccacaagtagggtctggggagggtagagtgtacgcagatcttagagaggttgtttccgaaagaccctcggctcaagaaaaagaaaataaataatggatCACTGACAACAACAGAAgccagaaaaataaaataatattaacatcataagaaatagaaaataaatataaaagcaATAACAATACCCAGTAATAATGCCATAGAAAATAGTGTGGAAGCTACATAAACCACTAACAATCCAAGGCGAAACATTATCAGCCTAGTCCCGCCCCCCGGAAATAATGTAGAAAACGCTAGACTCCCTCCTACAACACTTAGTATTTACACTAAACCAAGCAATTTATCCTTTAAGATAGTGATACACATGCAAGAAATCAGTAAATATATATCCACACCGAGTATTTACACTAAACTAAGCAATTTAACCTTTGAGGTGAAAAGGGTGAATGCGTCATtatatttttggaaaaatgaaagaaaggaacACTTACCATAGTTTGAAGAATTGGCAAtgaggtcatatttgatggagtAGACATCAACATAAACAATGGTGGTGTTCTTCAATTCATCTCTTAGTTTTTCGGAGAGAAGGTACAGTTTGTCATTGAATATTTTTGCACCTTCGTTTAGAGATCTTAGGCAACCATGCTCATCATAATCATCCTTATACTTGTTATATGTTGTAAGTGATTTAGGCAAGCACCCTATTGGCCCTGTATTATGTACCCAAAAATTCTTTCCACCTTCTTCATAAATTGCCTGCAATATAATGTATAAATTCAATAcgattgaagaaaaaaaaaataacaagcAAAAAGAGCAAAAGTATACACatttagaaagaaaaaacaaaagataaaaagggAGAGGAATATAAAAGTATGCTTACCTTTATTGCATTTTCAATTTCATAAATAAAATCAGGAATTTTTAGGATAGCTTTTTCATATGAGAGACCACCAAACACTCCATCCAAATCATTTTGTCCAATATCAATTGTGTAGAGGGCATTCCTTAAATCTTCATCTCCTAGCAAATTTCCATTACCtaaaatatacaaataatattcCTAATTTAAGAATTGAACAACAATTAACTAAAAAGAATTCTTGTCTTGCCTTCGAGCCTCTGGTCCAATGGTAAGAGCGTATAAATGTATGGATTAGGCAAACGTTATGAGTTCAAATTTTGTCGTAGATAAGAACCTAATATTTAAATAGAGAGGGGTAGAACGACAAGTTCATTAGCCACCAAGTTTCGAACCGTGAGATTTCTTGATTATAAAAAGAAATTGTTGTCTTTGCATCGTCACTTCACTTTTTTGTCTCTTATTTCCTTTCGGCCTGAAAATGTCATTATTTTTAATAGGAAAGATTAACTTTTTAATATGGTTATAATTTCATATATACCTTTGTCAAATAACTCAAGAGAAAGAGATCGAAACCGATGGAACTGGGCAATTTGGATCTTTAAATTAAAAGAATCTGAGGCTGGAAGAGTTTTAGAACCAGCAATAGCAAAATTAACTCCGTTTGTAAAGTTTTTGCCCATTGACTCCATAAATGGAGTTAAATAACCATTTTTCACACTTTCGCCTgcaattaaaaaaatgaaaattaaacaaacaaacaaataaataaacaaaagatGAACACGAGCCTTGAAAATGGACGAGTTAATGATATTTGTGCTTGCTTAAcaaaaaaaggataaaaaaatTGGAGAAGTCAAGAATTTTCTTAAGGTGTTCGAACTTAAAAGAAGTAAAAACAATTCCCAACAAaaggtgttcaatatatgttatgtaCCTACAATGGCGGACCTAGAATTTTATGCAAGCGGGTTCAGTCGGATAAATCCATAACTAACATAAGCGGTATAAGCCGTATAAGCGGGTTCAAAAATAATATCTATACAAAATTTACCTTGCTTTAgccataatttatacatatacacagtattattttttgacgaagcgggttcagttgaaccctcTTCTCACCACTTGGGTCCGCCCTTGTGTACCtataaaatctgatattttacctatatacgcAGTATAATTTTCCGACAAAAGATGGTCAATTGACTGCCTAACCAAAGTGTGGCTTTGCCTCTGACAACAGTAACAACAAATCCAGTGTAAATGGTATCtttaagaaaaaaacaaaaacatatgtATATGCAAAGACGTATAccgttgaaaaaaaaaacaataacaatGACCTAGTGAAATTTCATTAGTCGAGTCTGAGgagactgtttccgaaagaccttcgactcaagaagatgaaaagagacaatatcagtACTACCAACAGAAACCAATAACATCATGAAAACCAGAAaatagatgcaaagcaaaagcgatagccaTTACATAGATCCAACAGTATGAAAAACGAAagagtagtaagacacaacattgtcACTAGCTGACTTAAACAAAAACTCTATCAGACTAGTCTCACAAAGGAGCAAATTCAAACGCTTATAACCCAAATTGTGTTAATAAATTGACACTGTTTGTTTACGAAAAATTTTGTGTACGCCATTGCGAGGTAAAATTAAAGTTTAAACCAACTTACATAGAAAATCAATGACTAATTTGCCATCACACATTCGACCAGCTAAATCATGATTGATGGTGTGTTTTTTCGGAAGCTGTCCGATCATTCCACGTATTATAACGTAGCCACCAGTATCAGAATTGGAGTCACCAAAATTGATAATTACTAGATTTCCATTACATTGTGAATCAAcagataaaggaaagaaaagaccaATAATAAGGGAAATTATAAAagacagaaaataaaatattctCTCCTTCAAATCCATCATTTTGCTTCTTCATCTTTGATCAAacatccttttttttttgttgcaaaTTTACTTACAATTTTGAGTATAGGGTAAGTGATAATTTATATCAAACTATGTTTGATATATGGAATTAAGTGTATAATATAGAGAcggaaaaattaaatatttttttgaaagaaaagaaaggtaGTTTGAGAAAATGAAATTTTATACCACCTTGTTTTTTCTTCCTTCAATTGAGCTATCTTTTTAGTTAGAAAAAAATATGAAGAAGCTATCTTTTAGGGAAAAAAATTGTAAGAACTAGCTATTTTTTGGTTGATTTCTCTTGATAGTGGAAAAATGAAGAACTATTTTGAcccctttaaaaaataatataagaaGAATTTTATGACCAGTTATAGCATAAATGTCAAGGAATAATTGATACTATTAGATAAACAAAAAAGATTTATGTATACGTAGGGATCGTCTGTATTCTGTAATTGTTAAGACAGAAACCAACAGATTAGTAGAGTACCATTAATTAGC is from Nicotiana tabacum cultivar K326 chromosome 18, ASM71507v2, whole genome shotgun sequence and encodes:
- the LOC107783696 gene encoding mitochondrial dicarboxylate/tricarboxylate transporter DTC-like: MVEKPKSGGVWPTVKPFVNGGASGMLATCVIQPIDMIKVRIQLGQGSAVDVTKTMLKNEGFGAFYKGLSAGLLRQATYTTARLGSFRILTNKAIEANEGKPLPLYQKALCGLTAGAIGACFGSPADLALIRMQADATLPLAQRRHYTNAFHALSRIVADEGVLALWKGAGPTVVRAMALNMGMLASYDQSVEFCRDNLGMSEAATVVGASSVSGFFAAACSLPFDYVKTQIQKMQPDAEGKLPYSGSFDCAMKTLKAGGPFKFYTGFPVYCVRIAPHVMMTWIFLNQIQKAEKKLGL
- the LOC107783678 gene encoding GDSL esterase/lipase At1g09390-like, with the translated sequence MDLKERIFYFLSFIISLIIGLFFPLSVDSQCNGNLVIINFGDSNSDTGGYVIIRGMIGQLPKKHTINHDLAGRMCDGKLVIDFLCESVKNGYLTPFMESMGKNFTNGVNFAIAGSKTLPASDSFNLKIQIAQFHRFRSLSLELFDKGNGNLLGDEDLRNALYTIDIGQNDLDGVFGGLSYEKAILKIPDFIYEIENAIKAIYEEGGKNFWVHNTGPIGCLPKSLTTYNKYKDDYDEHGCLRSLNEGAKIFNDKLYLLSEKLRDELKNTTIVYVDVYSIKYDLIANSSNYGFVNPLMACCGYGGPPYNFESNNKCGQGNYTICEDRSKYISWDGAHYTEAANAVVASKILSSNYSTPPLKFNSFCNIAP